Proteins encoded together in one Benincasa hispida cultivar B227 chromosome 1, ASM972705v1, whole genome shotgun sequence window:
- the LOC120091104 gene encoding transcription factor MYB26-like, with protein sequence MGHHSCCNKQKVKRGLWSPEEDEKLVNYISTYGHGCWSSVPKLAGLQRCGKSCRLRWINYLRPDLKRGSFSPQEAALIVQLHSILGNRWAQIAKQLPGRTDNEVKNFWNSNIKKKLISHEVSALATFSGRLQNPNTSINNEGFFILNANPNLILTTTAHQDQPCLPISTLQAGFDHLIDYKLDQFTNLNPDGNLVHLLPSISPSANFFSHDPPLWQSLGGYRLQSLDSDHQPAVVVGGEFVTPTTALPQYVDNSFLHPTTTMPKLCEVGEENLCSPIPQISAPLQDLDPITKLSSFPNGYYPQDQCLVANNQMAMEQIDMIMSSILQNPPCSSLSSSSSLGLSGLSSDLVSSSWGA encoded by the exons atgggACACCATTCTTGCTGTAACAAACAGAAAGTGAAGAGAGGGCTGTGGTCACCTGAAGAAGATGAGAAGCTTGTTAATTACATTTCTACCTATGGCCATGGCTGTTGGAGCTCTGTCCCTAAGCTTGCTG GCTTGCAACGATGTGGGAAAAGTTGTAGACTAAGATGGATAAATTATTTAAGACCTGACCTTAAACGTGGGAGTTTCTCTCCCCAAGAAGCTGCTCTCATTGTTCAACTTCATAGCATTCTTGGTAACAG atggGCTCAAATAGCAAAGCAATTACCCGGAAGAACAGACAATGAAGTGAAGAATTTTTGGAATTCAAACATAAAAAAGAAGTTGATTTCTCATGAGGTTTCAGCTTTGGCCACCTTTTCTGGCCGTCTCCAAAACCCTAATACTTCCATTAATAATGAGGGCTTCTTTATTCTCAatgcaaaccctaatttgattttaaccACCACTGCCCATCAAGACCAACCATGTCTTCCAATTTCAACTCTACAAGCTGGTTTTGATCATCTCATTGATTATAAGCTTGACCAATTTACCAATCTCAATCCAGATGGCAATTTGGTTCATTTACTTCCTTCCATTTCCCCCTCAGCAAACTTTTTCTCTCATGATCCTCCATTGTGGCAGTCGTTGGGAGGTTATCGTCTCCAATCGCTCGACTCTGATCATCAACCAGCCGTGGTGGTGGGTGGAGAGTTTGTCACTCCGACCACTGCATTACCGCAATACGTCGACAATTCGTTTTTGCATCCCACAACGACGATGCCGAAATTATGCGAGGTTGGCGAGGAAAATCTTTGCTCACCAATTCCACAAATTTCAGCTCCTTTGCAAGATCTTGATCCAATTACCAAATTATCAAGCTTTCCAAATGGTTACTATCCACAAGATCAATGCTTGGTAGCCAATAATCAAATGGCTATGGAGCAAATTGACATGATCATGTCATCGATCTTGCAGAACCCGCCATGCTCATCATTGTCGTCATCATCATCATTGGGGTTATCGGGATTATCAAGCGACCTTGTTTCGTCGAGTTGGGGTGCATAG